The Microbacterium sp. SORGH_AS_0862 genome has a segment encoding these proteins:
- a CDS encoding Rv2175c family DNA-binding protein, translating to MSSDTPVPTEWLALPDLVELTGESLSRVRRLLDEGYLIGSRREGSFRVPSVFLVDGAPLSSLRGTIFALRDAGLTDDEAIDWLLAPEDSIGQAPITSLLQGRKSEVRRVARALG from the coding sequence GTGAGTTCCGACACCCCTGTCCCCACCGAATGGCTTGCGCTGCCCGATCTGGTCGAGCTGACCGGTGAGTCGCTGAGCCGTGTCCGGCGTCTGCTCGACGAGGGCTATCTCATCGGCTCGCGTCGGGAGGGCTCCTTCCGTGTGCCCAGCGTCTTCCTCGTCGACGGTGCGCCGCTGTCGTCGCTGCGCGGCACGATCTTCGCGCTGCGGGATGCGGGACTGACGGATGACGAGGCCATCGACTGGCTCCTGGCCCCCGAGGACTCGATCGGGCAGGCGCCGATCACATCGCTGCTCCAGGGGCGCAAGAGCGAAGTGCGCCGCGTCGCGCGCGCCCTCGGCTGA